In Hyperolius riggenbachi isolate aHypRig1 chromosome 1, aHypRig1.pri, whole genome shotgun sequence, the genomic window taaccacttaaggaccagggcttctCTGActaatctgtgctgcgtgggctctccagcccacaacacagatcaggtttcagccagggcgaccagattttcccccaaccccctcccccccccttttttttccccactggggggatgtgctgcgggggggggggggggctcctcaaagcccccccctcgGCAGTGATTTCCACCCTCTTGGTATGGGCTGtgcaggacagatatccgtcctgcgccacctaggataggcttcagcctatcagatgccggcgatcccccgaccaatcagaggctggggatcgccgatctcctttacggcgctgcgcgTATGATgtagtgtttacatttagcctgcgagccgcgatcggcggctcgcagactgttcacgaAGACACCCTGACATGGAactccatgggaaaccacttgcgacctgccgacgcctatcggcgttaggcgatcattgagtggttaaaacaaaaacagcaatGATTGTTATAAACCGCTGTAAGACTGTTAAAAAGaacctgtattaaaaaaaactcccctggggggtacttacctcgggagagggaagcctcagggtcccaatgaggcttccccctcccctgtagctgcaggcaatcctcccccgacagggcttgatatatttacctccccgtaatccggcgcagtagcggctcttccttcgggctaagtggaaatagccgagcccgatcgtatccgctctactgcgcaggtgcaaaaggaTTCGCGCCTGTGCAGAAGAGCGGATCGATTGGGTTCTGGTATTTCTGCCTTACCTGAACAAAAAGCCGCTAGTACACCTGCGTAGGATCATGGAGAGCTAAATATTTACGTCTCCGTACTTCGGGGACCCTGGCAGGCTAACGGAGAAATAATTTACTTAATGCACACCTGGACTGAAAAAATTAAACGAGATGTGACCATACCTGGACCCTTTCGAAGTTCCCCATAATCCTTGCGGTCACACTGCCTTTGCCTCTCAGTTGTGGTGCTCATCTTGGGCAGGCGCTGTTAGTTTCCAAACTGCATGGCCAGAACACTCTGCCACGGCTCCTGTCCACAGCCATTTGGGATCGTGTGTGGAGAGGATAGAGCGTGTGTTGTGGCCCCGGCTGAGCCCAGTCACAAACCGAGGGGCAGCTAGCAATGTGGTGTGGCTGCAAAGATTATAGAGGACCCACATAAACCCCAAATATGATATGGagaatttaaatgggaaaatatgtTGTGCGAAATGTTTAAGACCTGCAGCTTATGCAGTTTAGTCGGTTTTCTTTGATATGTTGTAAAATGATCCTATTAGCCGGTAACATAAGTTGATTGGTATTTTTTGCTGGCTACTGCCGACCTTTTGAGTGCTTACTAGATTATTCTTGCCTTGCTGCTGAGACACTTATTGAGAGCCATTCACTTCTAATCTTCCTGTGTATTCCTCCTAGGCCAAGCAATGGGACTGGACACAGGGGCGCTGGCCTAAGAAGAGTGCAGAGTTCCTCCTGCACATGCTGAAGAACGCCGAGAGCAATGCAGAACTCAAGGTGTGTGCTGCTCTCATCTGCCTCCCTGCAGACTTCTGGACTTGTATAGGGCAGTGGTGGGACGGGGaacgtgatcagggctgggggatgatgggatttgtagttatgtcacagctggagtgccaaggttagcatgtatgtacatgtttcGCACTTATCCCCATGATAGCTACTGAAATTGAGCTTGTTTAATTTAGGGTTTGGCTGCCATTTAACATGAAAGTTTTATTTGCCTGAGGTCATGCTGGTGACAATGATGACTATCTTAGGACACCTTTGGATTTACcatgaaaataaacttttgatcTGAGCCACCAGCATTCCTCTTCACACTCTGTGAATTTTAGACATTTGCTTGCTTTGACTGTCAGCGTTCACACTTCTGTTTCCTCGCAGGGTTTGGACGTAGATTCCCTCGTTATCGAGCACATCCAGGTGAACAAAGCACCTAAAATGCGTAGGAGAACCTACCGTGCTCACGGGCGTATCAATCCCTACATGAGTTCCCCCTGCCACCTCGAGATGATCCTGACAGAGAAGGAGCAGATCGTCCCCAAACCAGAGGAGGAAATTGCCCAGAAGAAGAAGGTGAGATCATCATCTGGCTATGCTTGTTGCT contains:
- the RPL17 gene encoding large ribosomal subunit protein uL22; protein product: MVRYSLDPENPTKSCKARGSNLRVHFKNTRETAQAIKGMHIRKATKYLKDVTLKKQCVPFRRYNGGVGRCAQAKQWDWTQGRWPKKSAEFLLHMLKNAESNAELKGLDVDSLVIEHIQVNKAPKMRRRTYRAHGRINPYMSSPCHLEMILTEKEQIVPKPEEEIAQKKKVSQKKLKKQKLMARE